Proteins found in one Sorghum bicolor cultivar BTx623 chromosome 1, Sorghum_bicolor_NCBIv3, whole genome shotgun sequence genomic segment:
- the LOC8057357 gene encoding scarecrow-like protein 30, with protein MIMDPRPRDNLNFGARLPTPNPPTPHMISFSLQQPQPQFFPSYGFHSHNHNNPAISSHPSPPSVMPGCTTPSPASTTTTEADNAEDLSEAVADDAVLAYINQFLLEDEDEESYPVTSVPVEDSVLLAAVEKPFVDILKSANHITAKAYEVKSWITDDCHSTGSGRFHDVVTSTLDSTQLAPEMVQGDVVDAVHKGQKNPRDNDLEVERRKSKQSALCDEETVREMFDKVLLCTDKNCAFHSPMPADAQNSGGYVKGSGNRRGRRKGRSGAGAEQEPVDLTTLLIHCAQAAAIDDHRNSSEHLKQIRKHSSATGDAGQRLAHYFADGLEARLAGTGSSIYRSLAAKRTSTGDMLKAFNLYVKACPFRIISHYVANTTILNATKSVTRLHIIDYGIMYGFQWPILMQRLSKRSGGPPTLRITGIDFPLSGFRPAERVEATGRRLHEYARMFNVPFEYQAIAAKWDTIQVKDLNIKSDEFIVVNCLYRMRNMMDETATDDSPRTRVLNTIRKLNPHLFVHGIVNGTYNAPFFVTRFKEAMFFFSSIFDMLEANASRMDEHRLLIEREFFGREAINVIACEGTERIERPETYKQWQMRNLRAGFRQLPLDREIMARARYKVSKTYPRDFLVDEDNKWMLQGWKGRVIYALSAWST; from the coding sequence ATGATAATGGACCCCCGTCCTCGTGATAATCTCAACTTTGGTGCTCGATTGCCCACCCCAAATCCACCCACACCTCACATGATTAGCTTCTCCCTCCAACAGCCACAGCCTCAGTTCTTCCCGTCATATGGATTCCACAGCCACAACCACAACAACCCTGCTATCAGCTCACATCCATCTCCACCCTCAGTCATGCCTGGCTGCACCACGCCAAGCCCAGCATCAACAACCACAACCGAGGCAGACAATGCCGAGGATCTCTCCGAGGCTGTTGCTGATGATGCAGTCCTTGCTTACATCAACCAGTTCCTTcttgaagatgaggatgaggagtcCTATCCTGTTACCAGTGTGCCTGTGGAGGATTCAGTACTCCTCGCCGCTGTCGAGAAACCATTCGTCGACATCCTCAAGTCTGCTAACCATATCACAGCAAAGGCCTATGAAGTAAAATCCTGGATCACTGATGATTGCCATTCCACGGGAAGTGGAAGATTTCATGATGTGGTCACAAGTACTCTGGACTCCACCCAATTGGCCCCTGAAATGGTTCAAGGGGATGTAGTTGATGCTGTTCATAAGGGTCAGAAGAACCCACGTGACAATGACTTGGAGGTGGAGAGGAGGAAGAGCAAACAGTCCGCATTGTGTGATGAGGAGACTGTCCGAGAGATGTTTGACAAAGTGCTGTTGTGTACCGATAAGAATTGTGCGTTCCACTCACCAATGCCAGCCGATGCACAAAACAGCGGGGGATATGTGAAAGGATCTGGAAATAGAAGAGGGCGAAGGAAGGGAAGATCCGGTGCTGGTGCAGAGCAGGAGCCAGTCGATCTCACAACCCTACTTATTCATTGTGCTCAGGCCGCGGCTATTGATGACCACAGAAACTCAAGTGAGCATCTGAAACAGATTAGGAAGCATTCTTCTGCTACTGGAGATGCTGGCCAGAGATTGGCACACTACTTTGCTGACGGGCTCGAGGCTCGCCTAGCTGGCACTGGTAGCAGCATCTACCGTTCACTTGCTGCAAAGAGAACTTCTACTGGTGATATGCTGAAAGCGTTCAATTTATATGTTAAAGCATGTCCATTTAGGATAATATCACACTATGTTGCAAATACGACCATCTTAAATGCTACGAAGAGCGTGACAAGGTTGCACATTATAGACTACGGGATAATGTATGGTTTCCAGTGGCCAATCCTCATGCAGCGGCTCTCAAAGAGATCTGGTGGGCCCCCAACCCTTCGAATCACTGGTATAGACTTTCCCCTGTCAGGATTCCGCCCTGCAGAGCGTGTTGAGGCGACAGGGCGACGGTTACATGAGTATGCCCGTATGTTCAATGTTCCGTTTGAATATCAGGCCATTGCTGCCAAGTGGGATACTATCCAAGTTAAAGATCTCAATATAAAGAGCGATGAGTTCATTGTCGTTAACTGCCTTTACCGAATGAGGAACATGATGGACGAGACGGCAACAGATGACAGCCCGAGAACAAGAGTTTTGAACACAATCAGAAAGTTGAATCCCCATTTGTTCGTTCATGGGATTGTCAACGGTACTTACAATGCACCCTTCTTTGTGACACGGTTTAAAGAGGCtatgttttttttctcttcaATCTTTGATATGCTTGAAGCAAATGCCTCACGGATGGATGAACATAGGCTGCTGATAGAAAGAGAATTCTTTGGACGGGAAGCTATTAATGTGATTGCTTGCGAGGGTACAGAGAGGATTGAAAGGCCAGAGACCTACAAACAATGGCAGATGAGAAACCTCAGGGCAGGCTTCAGGCAGCTACCTCTGGACAGAGAGATAATGGCGAGAGCAAGGTACAAGGTTAGCAAGACCTATCCGAGGGATTTCCTCGTGGACGAAGATAACAAGTGGATGCTACAAGGTTGGAAGGGTCGTGTCATATATGCTCTTTCAGCATGGAGTACCTAG
- the LOC110431665 gene encoding uncharacterized protein At5g02240-like — translation MADSAASRPTVLVTGAGGRTGQIVYNKLKERSEQFVARGLVRTEESKQKIGGASDVYIADIRDTDRLAPAVQGVDALIILTSAVPKMKPGFDPSKGGRPEFYYEDGMYPEQVDWVGQKNQIDAAKAAGVKHIVLVGSMGGTNPNHPLNSLGNGNILVWKRKAEQYLADSGVPYTIIRPGGLQDKDGGVRELIVGKDDELLQTDTKSIPRADVAEVCVQALQYEEAKFKAFDLASKPEGVGTPTKDFRALFSQITARF, via the exons ATGGCGGATTCGGCCGCTTCCCGTCCAACCGTCCTCGtcaccggcgccggcggccgcaCAG gccaaattgtctacaacaaactgaaAGAGAGGTCCGAGCAGTTCGTGGCAAGAGGGCTGGTCAGGACAGAGGAGAGCAAGCAGAAGATTGGGGGAGCCAGTGATGTTTACATTGCGGACATAAGAGACACGGATCGTCTAGCACCTGCTGTACAAGGGGTCGATGCGCTCATAATCCTCACCAGTGCAGTCCCAAAAATGAAACCGGGTTTCGACCCTAGCAAAGGTGGGCGGCCTGAGTTCTACTATGAAGATGGAATGTACCCTGAGCAG GTGGATTGGGTTGGCCAAAAGAATCAGATTGATGCTG CTAAAGCTGCTGGAGTGAAGCATATTGTGTTGGTGGGATCTATGGGAGGAACAAATCCTAACCATCCGCTGAACAGCCTGGGTAATGGCAATATACTG GTATGGAAGCGCAAGGCAGAACAGTATTTGGCAGACAGTGGAGTCCCTTATACAATCATAAG GCCAGGAGGTCTACAAGACAAGGATGGAGGAGTGAGAGAGTTAATTGTGGGGAAAGACGATGAACTTCTCCAGACTGACACAAAGTCGATTCCTAGAGCCGATGTGGCTGAGGTTTGTGTACAG GCTCTGCAGTATGAAGAGGCCAAGTTCAAGGCATTTGATTTGGCCTCGAAGCCTGAAGGTGTGGGCACGCCAACAAAGGACTTTCGGGCACTGTTCTCCCAGATTACTGCTCGGTTTTGA